A part of Aegilops tauschii subsp. strangulata cultivar AL8/78 chromosome 2, Aet v6.0, whole genome shotgun sequence genomic DNA contains:
- the LOC109748493 gene encoding uncharacterized protein produces MSSNTSTYSNPFAVDPVEIRDINVHARVPVTLDASNSTYFTLLFRENNLVDHVDGTVDSRTMVADAEWTAIDATIIRWFFTTISKDLFHTVVSAGDDARTLWVKLNGLFTDNQLQRRVFLQQEFFDCHQDEQSIDDYCRRLKTLADELRDIGAKVDDDLLLSTLTAGLNEDFGNATSNLTLMSEPSFPKFVAYLRLEERRMKGVKKRVQHHALAAGTSRGAPPPTAPPAPR; encoded by the coding sequence ATGTCTTCCAACACCTCCACCTACTCCAACCCCTTCGCCGTCGACCCTGTCGAGATCCGCGACATCAACGTCCATGCACGCGTCCCCGTGACTCTCGACGCCTCCAACTCCACGTACTTCACGCTGCTCTTCCGCGAGAACAATCTCGTGGATCACGTGGATGGCACCGTGGACTCCCGCACCATGGTGGCCGACGCCGAGTGGACCGCGATCGACGCCACGATCATCCGGTGGTTCTTCACCACCATCTCCAAGGACTTGTTCCACACGGTCGTGAGTGCCGGCGACGACGCCCGCACCCTGTGGGTCAAGCTGAAcggcctcttcaccgacaacCAGCTTCAGCGCCGCGTTTTTTTGCAGCAGGAATTTTTTGACTGTCATCAGGATGAACAGTCCATTGATGACTACTGCCGCCGCCTGAAGACGTTGGCGGACGAGCTCCGTGACATTGGAGCCAAGGTGGACGACGACCTCCTCCTTAGCACGCTCACCGCCGGCCTCAACGAGGACTTCGGCAACGCCACCTCTAACCTCACCTTGATGTCGGAGCCCTCCTTCCCCAAGTTTGTGGCGTACTTGAGGTTGGAGGAGCGCCGGATGAAGGGGGTCAAAAAGCGTGTGCAGCACCACGCCCTCGCTGCCGGCACCTCCCGCGGCGCCCCTCCACCAACCGCCCCACCCGCGCCGCGCTAG